Proteins found in one Solitalea lacus genomic segment:
- a CDS encoding DNA-3-methyladenine glycosylase I produces the protein MPNKTTLKTPDSELIRCGWCGNDPLYQKYHDEEWGREVRDDKTMFEFLLLESAQAGLSWITILRKRENYRKAFADFDVEKVAAFTEEDIERLLKDEGIIRNRLKITAAITNAKLFIELQKEFGSFNNYIWGFLPDGKPIINQPKSLSEVPPRTEISDAISKDMKKRGFKFFGTTICYAHMQATGMVNDHLVDCHVIHNGQ, from the coding sequence ATGCCCAATAAGACAACGCTCAAAACTCCTGACTCAGAACTTATAAGATGTGGGTGGTGTGGTAATGATCCATTATATCAAAAGTATCATGATGAGGAATGGGGTCGGGAAGTTCGGGATGATAAAACCATGTTTGAGTTTTTACTCTTAGAGAGTGCTCAGGCGGGTTTAAGTTGGATCACTATTTTACGTAAGAGAGAGAATTACCGAAAGGCATTTGCTGATTTTGATGTTGAAAAGGTAGCTGCTTTTACTGAGGAGGACATTGAGCGTTTGTTGAAAGACGAAGGGATTATCCGTAACCGGTTAAAGATTACCGCTGCCATAACAAATGCAAAATTGTTTATCGAGCTTCAAAAAGAGTTCGGAAGCTTTAATAATTACATTTGGGGTTTTTTACCAGATGGGAAGCCAATAATTAATCAGCCTAAAAGTTTAAGTGAAGTTCCTCCCAGGACAGAAATATCCGATGCAATTAGCAAGGATATGAAAAAACGGGGTTTTAAGTTTTTTGGCACCACTATATGCTATGCCCACATGCAAGCAACCGGAATGGTAAATGATCATTTGGTAGACTGCCATGTGATACACAATGGACAATAA
- a CDS encoding SusD/RagB family nutrient-binding outer membrane lipoprotein: MQRRIKMKLNKKLIILLAAAGFSVSACQNFEELEKNPNKTTKSSPALLLTSIENDFYKGPWSDVQRWNQYWCSNYNYYANQEYSWTGGSTNYLTLNDIKQMELEAASSGSGLPTKNAYSALAKFFKAFFYIDMTMRLGDIPMDEALRTSEGIFKPKYNTQKEVFLQSLTWLEEANADLAALIIANDKNLAGDFLLGGKLTGWQKAVNAFKLRLLIHLSKKEADIDLKVKQRFAETIANPAKYPLPNSSEDNLQYVYNTTTNKYPLNPDNFGNTATRNNMSATYLNKLVSLKDPRTFIVAEPAPAKIAAGLTPADFAAYVGASSGESLDDMSSKANKGEYSFIRKDRYYQYLGEPCIQIGYIELCFNIAEAINRGWVNGNAADSYNKGIRASMQLYGISTDAINAYLAQPEVAYSSVADVALNQILMQKYLGFFQNSGWEAYYNQRRTGVPTFLVGPGTANSQRIPKRFLYPSSEHTNNTENLTKALQSQFGGKDDINELMWILK; encoded by the coding sequence ATGCAAAGAAGAATTAAAATGAAACTGAATAAAAAACTAATCATACTCCTTGCCGCAGCAGGATTTAGTGTATCTGCTTGCCAGAATTTCGAGGAGCTGGAGAAAAACCCAAATAAAACTACTAAATCTTCCCCGGCCTTGCTTTTAACAAGCATCGAAAATGATTTCTACAAAGGACCATGGAGCGATGTTCAGCGTTGGAACCAATATTGGTGCAGCAATTATAACTACTATGCCAATCAAGAATATAGCTGGACAGGCGGTTCTACCAATTACCTTACTTTAAATGACATTAAGCAGATGGAATTGGAAGCAGCCAGCAGTGGCAGCGGTCTTCCTACCAAAAATGCATACTCTGCCTTAGCAAAATTCTTTAAAGCGTTTTTCTATATAGATATGACTATGCGTCTTGGAGATATTCCAATGGATGAAGCGTTAAGAACTTCAGAAGGCATCTTCAAACCTAAATACAATACACAAAAAGAAGTGTTTTTACAGTCTCTTACCTGGTTAGAAGAAGCTAATGCTGACTTGGCCGCATTAATTATTGCAAATGATAAAAATCTTGCTGGAGACTTTTTATTAGGAGGAAAGCTTACAGGTTGGCAAAAAGCTGTCAATGCCTTTAAATTGCGATTATTGATTCATTTAAGTAAAAAAGAAGCCGACATCGATTTAAAGGTTAAGCAACGTTTTGCAGAAACTATAGCCAACCCTGCTAAATATCCTTTACCTAACAGTTCAGAGGATAACCTTCAATATGTTTATAACACTACAACGAATAAATATCCTTTAAACCCTGACAATTTTGGCAACACGGCTACACGCAATAACATGTCAGCTACATATTTAAATAAACTTGTTAGTTTAAAGGATCCACGCACATTTATTGTAGCAGAGCCAGCTCCAGCAAAAATTGCAGCAGGTTTAACTCCTGCCGATTTTGCTGCATATGTAGGCGCCAGCTCAGGTGAAAGCTTGGACGATATGTCGTCAAAAGCCAATAAAGGCGAGTATTCATTCATTCGCAAAGACCGTTACTATCAATACCTGGGAGAGCCATGTATTCAAATAGGTTATATTGAATTATGCTTTAACATAGCAGAGGCAATTAACCGTGGTTGGGTAAATGGCAATGCTGCTGATTCTTACAACAAAGGAATCAGAGCATCGATGCAGCTTTATGGAATTTCAACTGATGCTATTAATGCTTACCTGGCACAACCAGAGGTTGCTTATTCATCAGTTGCAGACGTAGCTTTGAATCAAATTCTGATGCAAAAGTATCTTGGATTTTTCCAAAACTCAGGGTGGGAAGCATATTACAATCAACGCAGAACCGGAGTTCCTACTTTCCTGGTAGGACCTGGTACTGCAAACAGCCAGCGTATTCCTAAACGTTTCCTGTATCCTTCAAGTGAACACACTAATAATACAGAAAACCTAACCAAAGCATTGCAAAGTCAGTTTGGTGGCAAAGATGATATCAACGAATTGATGTGGATTTTGAAATAG